Sequence from the Methanosphaera cuniculi genome:
AATACACCTGTATCATCTGATACTTCGAAAAATACATGTCCTCCCTTAATATCATATGGATTTTTTACAACTTCACAATCAAAGACATAACAACCTGTTTGTTTCATATCTTTTATTGGTATATCTTCTTGCATATGCATATCAGTATGTTGATTTGTTCTAAATATACAGTAATCTTCAATTTCTTCACATGATTTAACTATAGTATGTGCTTTTTTTACAGCTTCAGGAGTATTTCCACGTATTCCATATAATACAGGACATGGTGTATGTGGTTCAATTGCTGTATAATTTTGTTCAACATCAATATTATCAAATGTATCAGGATATGTAATTTCATTCATCTTAAAAATACTTTCATCATCAAGACATCTTTTAGTACCATACTTATCAGCTTGCCTATATGCTAGTAATTCAAATGTTTGATCTGTAAGTTTTAATGATATTGCAGCAATAGCACCGATAATTCCTCGTCCTTTTTTAAATTTATGATACTCAATATTATTCTCCTGGGCAAACTTAGTTGCATAATCTATTGTATATATTTCATATATTGCATTTTGAGCATAACAACGCATAGCATCTGTTATTTCACCTTTATAGAATATTACACCAGGATTAGTATTTACTCCATCAAACATTGCATATTTTTCAACATATTCTAGTGTTACATCTTTTATGAGTTGTTCTTGTTTTTCATCTTCAACTTCTACTTTAAATGATAATGCTCCATTTCCACGTGTTTTATACCGAGCAAATGGATTAAGTCGTATAAGTCTTGGATAATCAACTGGGTATATATTATGTTTGCGTAGTTTATTTAGTATAATACATGTTAGATATGTTGTACACATTCCTTCTGCTGAGTCTGTATCATCAATTCCTACATGTAGTGTTATTGGTTTTTCATAATTCAAAATAAGATATCCTCCCTTATTGAAAAAAATGTTTTATGTAAATTAAATAATTAAAATTAAAAAAAAATTGGGTTTTCCCATTTTATTCTCTTTATTTATATTATAATGTTTTATATTAAATACATATAAATATATAAATTATGAAAGTAGATTATTCTTCAATTACACGAGAAAACATGTTATATGATATTAATATTCTTCTTAATACATATGATTTTCAAACATCTAACATCTATGATAGAAGTTGTTTTGATATACTTGCTCGTCGTGATGACATATTAATTATTCTTAAAATCTATAAGAATATTGATAGTTTAACACAAACACAAGCTGAAGAGTTATCGAAAGTAGCTGGAACATTTCTTGCAAGTCCAATAATTATTGGATTAAAATCAAAACATAACTACCTAGAAGAAGATGTTGTATATGAAAGATATGAATTACCTGTAATATCACCTCAAACACTATGTAATATTATAGCTAATGAAATACATCCTGAAATTCTATCAAAACGTGGTGGATATTATGTTAAAGTTAATGGTGAATTACTAAAACAGATGCGTGAAAAATATAATTTATCATTAAAAGAACTTGCAGATCTAAGTCATGTTTCACGAGAAACCATATATAAATATGAACAGGGAAATAGTCAGACATATCCTGAAACTCTTCTAATGCTTGAAGAGATACTAAATACAAATCTAGCTGTTGATATTAACTTATTTGAATCAGATTATTATAAGTCACTTGATCGTAAAATTAAAGAACCACGTGAATTAATAA
This genomic interval carries:
- a CDS encoding tRNA(Ile)(2)-agmatinylcytidine synthase, which codes for MNYEKPITLHVGIDDTDSAEGMCTTYLTCIILNKLRKHNIYPVDYPRLIRLNPFARYKTRGNGALSFKVEVEDEKQEQLIKDVTLEYVEKYAMFDGVNTNPGVIFYKGEITDAMRCYAQNAIYEIYTIDYATKFAQENNIEYHKFKKGRGIIGAIAAISLKLTDQTFELLAYRQADKYGTKRCLDDESIFKMNEITYPDTFDNIDVEQNYTAIEPHTPCPVLYGIRGNTPEAVKKAHTIVKSCEEIEDYCIFRTNQHTDMHMQEDIPIKDMKQTGCYVFDCEVVKNPYDIKGGHVFFEVSDDTGVLTCAAFEPTKSFRDIVRKLRVGDKLTIYGGLNENNTLNMEKFKLNTVADEYVYENPVCKCGRRMKSAGKNKGFKCPNCKEKIRSSDKVKRSIKREIEPGFYEVPTEARRHLSKPIIRITTGADMILKNQQDL
- a CDS encoding transcriptional regulator, with translation MKVDYSSITRENMLYDINILLNTYDFQTSNIYDRSCFDILARRDDILIILKIYKNIDSLTQTQAEELSKVAGTFLASPIIIGLKSKHNYLEEDVVYERYELPVISPQTLCNIIANEIHPEILSKRGGYYVKVNGELLKQMREKYNLSLKELADLSHVSRETIYKYEQGNSQTYPETLLMLEEILNTNLAVDINLFESDYYKSLDRKIKEPRELIKLGYDVKSSNKTPFDAISERKLENKKLNKLKEKLDNTLLEVEKLKSEVNKQRVRNNILITNMERKRNEKKLNQIAEQTRDIAEITQNEALFVLEDSKDKKTIKKVPSIYTWELKDMDNFEDLIKLIKERKKEVEDS